The Chrysoperla carnea chromosome X, inChrCarn1.1, whole genome shotgun sequence genome includes a region encoding these proteins:
- the LOC123302873 gene encoding mucin-3B-like: MGHSTLQTQTLTTAQQTTTNTTYSPTNANTLMPNTETSHQHPHNTQLHTQNITQEIYPTQHSTSTTTLTHATSAHSPNQTQNNTQETNSSQHNIITYTSTALIHAPPPLYRNETHNTPPIARLTSLTQDQISRPSDVSNKTQNTSQETQHSITLLTTTPIHVPPPINQNLTQNTSPIVRLTRLTHGQIAHYSKPTENVPIAHRTRKRAQHNTTPHTSPKRRGR; the protein is encoded by the coding sequence ATGGGACACAGCACTCTCCAAACACAAACATTAACCACAGctcaacaaacaacaacaaacacaACATACTCTCCGACCAATGCAAACACACTCATGCCAAACACGGAAACTTCACACCAGCACCCACACAACACACAGTTACACACACAAAACATAACGCAAGAAATATACCCGACACAACACAGCACATCTACAACAACACTCACACACGCAACATCAGCACATTCTCCAAACcaaacacaaaacaatacaCAAGAAACAAACTCATCACAACACAACATCATTACTTACACTTCAACAGCACTCATACACGCACCACCCCCACTTTATCGAAACGAAACACATAACACACCACCCATTGCTCGGTTAACAAGCCTCACACAAGATCAAATATCAAGACCATCAGATGTctcaaacaaaacacaaaacactTCACAAGAAACACAACATAGTATAACTTTATTAACCACAACACCCATACACGTACCACCACCAATAAATCAAAACCTCACACAAAACACTTCACCCATTGTAAGACTCACAAGACTCACACATGGCCAAATTGCACACTATTCAAAACCGACGGAGAACGTCCCAATCGCTCATCGAACGCGAAAGCGAGCACAACACAATACAACACCACACACATCACCCAAAAGGCGAGGTCGCTGA